The following are encoded in a window of Roseimaritima ulvae genomic DNA:
- a CDS encoding DUF1501 domain-containing protein yields the protein MTHSQCSDNFGCGPTPCDLPIPVELKQQWKTAQTRRHFLGRGGNALGWAALASLLGGAQLGGGQVGGTAQAAAAQRRGGILDGPHFQPTAKRVIYLFMSGGPPQMDMWDYKPDLAKWYDKDLPESIRGTAMPTGMTAGQTRFPVAPSQWAFQQYGQCGRWVSDLQPAMARSVDDIAVIHSMHSDAINHEPAILLMNTGNMIPGKPSLGAWMSYGLGSTNHNLPAFVVLNSKFTVGNPQPINSRLWGSGFLSSRHAGVLLRSAKDPVLYLQDPQGMDRNVRRTMLDAVAQLNQRTFDEFGDPETQSRISQYEMAARMQTSVPELTDFSDESDHTWKLYGEQAKQPGSFAYNCLMARRLAERGVPFTQVYKRGWDVHGNVVGDLPKLCAETDTAMHGLLEDLKQRGMLEDTLVVWAGEFGRTVYSQGGLSRKNYGRDHHAKCFSLWLAGGGIQGGIAHGATDDFSFSITEDPVHIRDLNATILHCLGIDHERLTFKIQGLEQKLTGVEEAHVVWPLLS from the coding sequence ATGACTCACTCTCAATGCTCCGACAATTTCGGCTGCGGACCAACTCCCTGTGACCTGCCGATTCCCGTCGAACTGAAACAACAATGGAAGACGGCACAGACGCGGCGGCACTTCTTGGGCCGCGGCGGCAACGCCCTGGGCTGGGCGGCCTTGGCATCTTTGCTGGGCGGTGCGCAGCTGGGTGGCGGGCAGGTGGGCGGAACAGCGCAAGCGGCCGCCGCCCAGCGCCGCGGTGGCATTCTGGACGGGCCGCACTTTCAACCCACCGCCAAACGCGTCATCTACTTATTCATGTCCGGCGGTCCGCCCCAAATGGACATGTGGGACTACAAACCCGATCTGGCCAAGTGGTACGACAAGGACCTGCCCGAATCGATCCGGGGCACCGCCATGCCCACCGGAATGACGGCGGGGCAAACCCGCTTTCCCGTCGCTCCGTCGCAATGGGCCTTTCAGCAATACGGTCAATGCGGACGTTGGGTCAGCGACTTGCAACCGGCGATGGCCCGATCGGTTGACGACATCGCCGTGATCCACTCCATGCACTCCGATGCGATCAACCACGAACCGGCCATTTTGCTGATGAACACTGGCAATATGATCCCGGGCAAACCATCGTTGGGAGCTTGGATGTCTTACGGGCTGGGCAGCACCAACCACAACCTCCCGGCCTTTGTGGTGCTCAATTCAAAATTCACCGTCGGCAACCCTCAACCGATTAACTCGCGTCTCTGGGGCAGCGGCTTCCTGTCGTCGCGGCACGCCGGCGTGCTGTTGCGATCGGCCAAAGATCCGGTGCTGTACCTGCAGGATCCCCAGGGGATGGATCGCAACGTCCGCCGCACCATGCTGGACGCCGTCGCGCAGTTGAACCAACGCACCTTCGATGAATTCGGCGATCCGGAAACGCAGTCGCGGATCAGCCAGTACGAAATGGCGGCTCGGATGCAAACCAGCGTTCCGGAACTGACGGATTTCTCCGACGAATCCGACCACACCTGGAAGCTGTACGGCGAACAAGCCAAGCAACCAGGGAGCTTTGCCTACAACTGCTTGATGGCCCGACGGCTGGCCGAACGCGGCGTGCCGTTCACTCAAGTTTATAAACGCGGTTGGGACGTGCACGGCAACGTGGTCGGCGACCTGCCCAAGTTATGTGCGGAAACGGACACCGCCATGCATGGGTTGCTGGAAGACCTGAAACAGCGAGGCATGCTGGAAGACACGCTGGTAGTGTGGGCCGGCGAATTCGGCCGCACGGTGTACTCCCAGGGCGGACTATCGCGAAAGAATTACGGCCGCGACCATCACGCCAAGTGCTTCAGTTTGTGGCTGGCCGGTGGCGGAATCCAAGGCGGCATCGCCCACGGCGCCACCGACGATTTTTCCTTCTCGATCACCGAAGATCCGGTGCATATTCGCGACCTAAACGCGACCATCCTGCATTGCCTGGGTATCGACCACGAGCGGTTGACCTTTAAAATCCAAGGATTGGAGCAAAAGCTGACGGGCGTGGAAGAAGCACACGTGGTGTGGCCGCTGTTAAGCTGA
- a CDS encoding DUF1553 domain-containing protein, translated as MSNLGFAGRLGTHAYRTVTALTLGLWAVSSTVHGSDPSTLDFNRDIRPILSANCFACHGPDEAHREADLRLDTYAGVFTDREYDPVIVPGKPDESPLLSRVRSHDPDEVMPPNEHGEQLPAEQIELLRRWIDEGASWGEHWAFVPPRRPSLPDVSTPDWSRSPIDRFVLAELERQQRSPNPQARRADLLRRVSLDLTGLLPTPEEVDAFVSDTSADAYEDAVDRLLDSPRYGEHRARYWMDYARYGDTQGLHVDNYQHRWPYRDYVIRAFNDDMPYDQFTREQLAGDLLPPERLDQIVATGLIRCGISTGEGGTIIEELKANLARERAEMFGAVYLGLTTGCAACHDHKYDPLSQRDFYALTAFFNNLTEKASCDDRADWPPNVTVPKPDNAAAYDKVLAQKADVLRQLQQRRQRADQLITAWLQAGNRPTAVADKGLQLRLRLDENYKSGQPNKTLLHNTAPGTDSPEFTATGPAPQWGDDTCLWPSFRLDTNTRVNLGQTGDFEKDQAFSCGGWIKPRNVPGGKAWNTKAGALIAKMDIASGYRGWNLYYSGGPLHVQLIHQWPQNLISLETVGTTEYRSPFRLPEGSYEGTDPNVTLPRGGWAHVCFTYDGSGTAAGVKIYVNGQLQKTKVVGDALSGSIRTPAPMWLGRRHDGDPMQATAYQDMRIYNRELSAAEVARLPREDYAAEIIATKQPDAWTLDERKLVEDYFFDTVDAESIALQEQLPALDAELVRLSAGGAISLVCREKTGLAYADVLSRGVFNARAERVLADVPRFLPPLPPDAPHNRLGLAEWVVSPDNPLTARVTVNRVWQELFGTGLVATSDDFGTVGSPPSHRELLDWLAVEFVDSGWRVKQLYKTIVMSATYQQSAVATAELATTDADNRLLARGPRFRMDGEMLRDCALQASGLLVEKLGGKSVKPYQPPGVWETGSYGGSNTRIYKQDHGDNLYRRSLYTFVKRMAPMPNLEAFDATDRSATCVRRQRTNTPLAALVLMNDPQYLEAARHLGERAIREGGTSTAKRIDFLGRVLLSRSFSDADQKILHAAFDRLTASFADNPSDAEALISIGESSNQSVPDQPSLTTGKPSRSPQHQAGHPPSLANDGLRSDTNRFWSLDSSGGKPAWWEVDLETPTEVASVVVVGYYGDSRHYGFTVETSLDGQQWDLVADHRDNQQPSTAAGIRCEFEPRQVRFIRVNQTHNSANVGRHLVEVLAFGEPQPVAKSNGIDATELAVWMMLASTVMNSDAAINK; from the coding sequence ATGTCCAACCTCGGTTTTGCTGGCCGCCTCGGCACGCACGCCTATCGCACGGTAACCGCCCTTACGCTAGGGCTGTGGGCCGTTTCATCCACCGTCCATGGATCCGATCCCAGCACGCTGGATTTTAATCGCGACATTCGGCCGATCTTGTCCGCGAATTGTTTCGCCTGCCACGGACCCGACGAAGCACACCGCGAAGCCGATTTGCGTCTGGACACCTACGCCGGGGTATTCACCGACCGCGAATACGATCCGGTGATCGTACCGGGCAAGCCGGACGAAAGCCCGCTGCTTTCCCGCGTCCGCTCGCATGATCCGGACGAAGTGATGCCGCCCAATGAACATGGCGAGCAACTGCCGGCCGAGCAGATCGAGTTGCTGCGTCGCTGGATCGACGAGGGGGCTTCGTGGGGAGAGCATTGGGCGTTTGTGCCGCCCCGGCGCCCGTCGCTGCCCGATGTATCCACGCCGGATTGGAGCCGCAGCCCCATCGATCGGTTCGTGTTAGCGGAATTGGAACGGCAGCAACGGTCCCCCAATCCGCAGGCTCGTCGCGCCGATCTGCTACGACGCGTGAGCCTGGATTTAACCGGCTTGCTGCCCACGCCGGAAGAAGTCGACGCGTTCGTCTCGGACACTTCCGCCGACGCCTATGAAGACGCCGTCGACCGCCTGTTGGACTCGCCCCGTTACGGCGAGCACCGGGCGCGATACTGGATGGACTACGCTCGCTACGGCGATACGCAAGGCTTGCACGTCGATAACTATCAACATCGTTGGCCGTATCGTGACTACGTGATCCGGGCCTTCAACGACGACATGCCTTACGATCAATTCACTCGGGAGCAACTGGCCGGCGATCTGTTGCCGCCCGAAAGGCTCGACCAGATCGTGGCCACCGGGCTGATCCGCTGCGGCATCTCGACCGGCGAAGGCGGCACGATTATTGAGGAACTGAAAGCCAACCTTGCGCGCGAACGCGCGGAGATGTTTGGGGCCGTCTACCTGGGGCTGACCACCGGCTGCGCGGCCTGCCACGATCACAAATACGATCCGCTCAGCCAACGCGACTTCTACGCCCTGACGGCATTTTTCAACAACCTGACCGAAAAAGCATCCTGCGACGACCGCGCCGACTGGCCGCCCAACGTGACCGTGCCCAAACCCGACAACGCGGCGGCGTACGACAAAGTGCTGGCCCAAAAGGCCGATGTGCTGCGGCAATTGCAACAGCGTCGCCAACGCGCCGACCAGTTGATCACCGCTTGGTTGCAAGCCGGCAACCGCCCCACCGCAGTAGCCGACAAGGGCTTGCAGCTGAGACTGCGGCTGGATGAAAACTACAAAAGCGGTCAGCCCAACAAGACGCTGCTGCACAACACGGCGCCGGGAACGGATTCGCCCGAGTTCACCGCGACCGGCCCCGCCCCCCAGTGGGGCGACGACACCTGTTTGTGGCCCAGCTTTCGTCTGGATACCAACACACGGGTCAACCTGGGCCAAACCGGCGACTTTGAAAAAGATCAAGCGTTCTCCTGCGGCGGCTGGATCAAACCTCGCAACGTACCGGGCGGCAAAGCCTGGAACACCAAAGCCGGCGCGTTGATCGCCAAAATGGATATCGCGAGCGGATACCGAGGCTGGAACCTGTATTACTCCGGCGGCCCGCTGCACGTCCAGCTGATCCATCAATGGCCCCAAAATCTGATCTCGCTGGAAACCGTCGGCACGACCGAATACCGCAGCCCGTTTCGGTTGCCCGAAGGATCCTACGAAGGCACCGATCCCAACGTCACGCTGCCTCGTGGTGGTTGGGCGCACGTGTGTTTTACCTATGACGGTTCGGGCACCGCCGCGGGCGTGAAGATCTACGTCAACGGACAGCTGCAAAAAACCAAGGTGGTGGGCGATGCCTTGAGCGGTTCGATCCGCACGCCAGCGCCGATGTGGCTGGGCCGCCGACACGATGGTGATCCGATGCAAGCCACCGCCTACCAGGACATGCGGATCTACAACCGTGAACTGTCGGCCGCGGAAGTCGCTCGCCTGCCGCGCGAAGACTACGCCGCGGAAATCATCGCCACCAAACAACCCGACGCCTGGACGCTGGACGAACGCAAACTTGTGGAAGACTATTTCTTTGACACCGTCGACGCGGAATCCATCGCCCTCCAAGAGCAACTGCCGGCGTTGGATGCGGAGCTGGTGCGGCTGTCGGCCGGCGGGGCGATCTCGTTGGTCTGCCGCGAGAAAACCGGGCTGGCCTACGCCGACGTGCTCAGCCGTGGCGTGTTCAACGCGCGCGCCGAGCGGGTGCTGGCCGACGTGCCGCGGTTCCTGCCGCCGCTGCCGCCCGATGCGCCCCACAACCGGCTGGGCTTGGCCGAGTGGGTGGTCTCGCCGGACAATCCGCTGACCGCGCGCGTCACCGTAAATCGCGTTTGGCAGGAATTGTTTGGCACCGGTCTGGTCGCCACCAGCGATGATTTCGGCACCGTCGGTTCGCCTCCCTCCCATCGTGAATTGCTGGACTGGTTGGCGGTTGAATTTGTCGACAGCGGCTGGCGAGTGAAACAGCTTTACAAGACCATCGTGATGTCGGCCACCTATCAACAGTCGGCCGTGGCCACCGCCGAATTAGCCACCACCGATGCGGACAACCGCTTGCTGGCTCGCGGACCGCGATTCCGCATGGATGGCGAAATGCTGCGTGACTGTGCACTGCAGGCCAGCGGTCTGCTGGTGGAAAAGCTTGGGGGAAAAAGCGTCAAACCCTATCAACCCCCAGGTGTCTGGGAAACCGGCAGCTACGGCGGCAGCAATACGCGGATCTACAAACAGGATCACGGTGACAATCTGTATCGCCGCAGTCTCTACACGTTTGTCAAACGCATGGCGCCGATGCCGAACCTGGAAGCCTTTGATGCCACCGACCGCTCGGCCACCTGCGTGCGTCGTCAACGCACCAACACTCCGCTGGCCGCGTTGGTCTTGATGAACGACCCGCAATACCTGGAAGCCGCTCGGCACCTCGGCGAACGGGCGATTCGCGAAGGCGGGACGAGCACGGCGAAGCGGATTGATTTTCTCGGCCGTGTCCTGCTGTCGCGTTCCTTTTCCGACGCCGATCAAAAAATCTTGCATGCCGCCTTTGATCGCTTGACCGCCAGCTTTGCCGACAACCCCAGCGATGCCGAAGCCCTGATTTCCATCGGTGAATCTTCAAACCAGTCGGTCCCCGACCAGCCCAGTCTGACCACCGGCAAACCGTCGCGAAGTCCGCAGCACCAGGCCGGTCACCCACCTTCGCTGGCCAACGACGGCCTCCGCAGCGACACCAATCGCTTCTGGTCGCTGGATTCCAGCGGCGGCAAGCCGGCTTGGTGGGAGGTCGATCTGGAGACGCCCACGGAGGTCGCCAGTGTGGTCGTGGTCGGCTACTACGGCGACTCGCGACACTATGGTTTCACCGTCGAAACCTCACTGGACGGTCAACAATGGGACCTAGTGGCCGACCATCGCGACAACCAACAACCCTCAACCGCCGCAGGTATCCGCTGCGAATTCGAACCACGGCAAGTTCGCTTCATCCGCGTCAACCAAACGCACAACTCGGCCAACGTGGGGCGGCATCTGGTGGAAGTGTTGGCGTTTGGCGAGCCCCAGCCCGTTGCCAAGTCGAACGGCATCGATGCCACCGAACTGGCGGTGTGGATGATGCTGGCTTCCACGGTGATGAACAGTGACGCGGCAATTAATAAGTAA
- a CDS encoding cupin-like domain-containing protein has translation MSHLIDWNPETFAALEQQILVARHRLHELDLFSDEGLVEILDRQPDEALGLSTMNADSMTFEWRDGDRGGVSGETLLETVRRGQLWINCRQLMRHQPHLARLVNEIYDELEGGNPQFRAEDRTANLLISSPSAVVHYHVDMPVNMLWHLRGQKRVWVYPPFDTRVASLQALENVCVNKWSEEIPYDASYDQYAEVFDAQPGQLITWPQLTPHRVTNLDGLNVSLSTEHKNPAARRRLNVHQANHFLRHRLGLNPSSASIDGVQAHAKQLLARSVRYVNKLTATKPKVFEYPKSFVVDPSQPLGYRVLDGEAGKTVAPHMEQEAVTV, from the coding sequence ATGTCGCATCTGATCGACTGGAACCCCGAAACATTTGCCGCTCTCGAACAACAGATCTTGGTGGCCCGCCACCGTCTGCACGAATTGGATTTATTCAGCGACGAAGGCTTGGTGGAAATCCTTGACCGTCAACCCGATGAGGCTTTGGGATTGTCGACCATGAATGCCGACAGCATGACGTTCGAGTGGCGCGACGGTGATCGTGGCGGCGTATCGGGCGAAACGTTGCTGGAAACCGTTCGTCGCGGACAATTGTGGATCAACTGCCGTCAACTGATGCGACACCAACCACACTTGGCTCGGCTGGTAAACGAGATCTACGACGAACTGGAAGGCGGCAATCCGCAGTTTCGCGCCGAAGACCGCACGGCCAACCTGTTGATCTCGTCGCCCTCGGCCGTGGTCCATTACCACGTCGACATGCCGGTCAACATGCTGTGGCATCTGCGTGGTCAGAAACGCGTCTGGGTCTACCCGCCGTTCGACACCCGCGTGGCCAGCCTGCAAGCTCTGGAAAACGTATGCGTCAACAAATGGTCCGAAGAGATCCCCTATGACGCATCGTACGACCAATACGCCGAAGTGTTCGACGCCCAACCCGGCCAGCTGATCACTTGGCCGCAACTGACGCCGCATCGCGTCACCAACCTGGACGGCTTAAACGTGTCCTTGTCGACCGAACACAAGAACCCGGCGGCTCGCCGACGATTAAATGTGCATCAAGCCAATCATTTTTTGCGTCATCGCTTGGGCCTGAACCCGAGCTCGGCATCCATCGATGGCGTCCAGGCTCACGCCAAACAACTGCTCGCCCGCAGCGTCCGTTACGTCAACAAACTGACCGCCACCAAGCCCAAGGTTTTTGAGTATCCCAAATCGTTTGTGGTCGACCCCTCGCAACCGCTGGGCTATCGCGTGCTGGATGGCGAAGCCGGCAAAACGGTAGCACCGCACATGGAACAAGAAGCGGTGACGGTGTAA
- a CDS encoding DUF1853 family protein gives MSTAQYLRDLTWVINSPSLISGGPMTGRVDPDKVDAEHLSAELADFSGYRVGRYFERLVLYWLQHLRRVEIVAQSLPVRKGKRTIGEIDLLFRDEQGRLTHWELAVKFYLYVPQVRALNSHYLGPNVRDTFERKMQRLFDVQLPRSKRDFPDVDVRQAFVKGRIFYHPRDVAPANTPRHLSPDHLRCEWIRAAEVAALDRDDDVFYRLVDKPFWLSEQLAGQSDSDLLSHEELAELLREHFASRDRCVLVSQLEPSPDCDPMFVESQRMFVVPNHWPAELVS, from the coding sequence GTGTCTACGGCTCAATACCTTCGCGACCTAACTTGGGTGATCAACAGCCCGTCGCTGATCAGCGGCGGGCCGATGACGGGCCGCGTTGATCCCGACAAAGTAGACGCCGAGCACCTGAGCGCGGAGCTGGCTGATTTTTCCGGCTACCGTGTCGGGCGCTACTTCGAGCGTTTGGTGCTGTACTGGTTGCAGCATTTGCGGCGCGTCGAAATCGTGGCCCAATCGCTGCCGGTCCGTAAGGGCAAACGCACGATTGGCGAAATCGATCTGTTGTTTCGCGACGAACAAGGGCGGCTGACGCACTGGGAACTCGCGGTCAAATTTTACTTGTACGTTCCCCAGGTTCGGGCCCTCAACAGTCACTACCTCGGTCCCAACGTGCGAGACACCTTCGAACGCAAGATGCAGCGGTTGTTCGATGTTCAACTGCCGCGCAGCAAAAGGGACTTTCCAGATGTGGATGTTCGGCAAGCCTTTGTAAAAGGTCGCATCTTTTATCACCCTCGCGACGTAGCTCCGGCGAACACGCCTCGGCACCTGTCGCCCGACCATCTGCGGTGCGAGTGGATTCGAGCCGCCGAAGTCGCCGCCCTCGACCGTGACGACGATGTCTTTTATCGCCTCGTCGACAAACCGTTTTGGTTGTCCGAACAACTGGCGGGGCAGAGCGATTCGGATCTGCTCTCGCACGAAGAGTTGGCGGAACTGCTGAGGGAGCATTTTGCGAGTCGCGACCGTTGTGTGCTGGTCAGCCAATTGGAGCCCAGCCCGGATTGCGATCCGATGTTCGTTGAAAGCCAGCGAATGTTTGTTGTGCCAAACCACTGGCCTGCCGAATTAGTGAGTTGA